In Dermatophilus congolensis, a genomic segment contains:
- the map gene encoding type I methionyl aminopeptidase, whose translation MSVTYGSVKPGRIGPTRAVPHSIERPEYVGREEPRPFTGSEVRPPEMIEAIRHASTIAARALAAAGEAVAPGVTTDELDAIAHQYMIDHGAYPSTLGYRGFPKSCCTSVNEVICHGIPDDRPLADGDIVNIDVTAYIGGVHGDTNATFLVGDVDQETKALVEHTREAFNRAIKAAKPGRAVNVIGRVIETYAKRHGLGVVQDFTGHGVGPAFHTGLVIPHYDSAPMYDDVIEPGMTFTIEPMLTLGSPEGQTWDDDWTTTTCDLRNTAQFEHTLLITDTGAEILTLP comes from the coding sequence ATGTCAGTGACGTACGGATCGGTCAAACCCGGCCGCATTGGGCCTACGCGCGCAGTGCCGCACAGCATCGAACGCCCCGAATATGTGGGCAGGGAAGAACCTAGGCCGTTCACCGGCTCTGAAGTTCGTCCACCAGAAATGATCGAAGCAATCAGACATGCCTCGACCATCGCAGCCCGCGCGCTCGCCGCTGCTGGTGAGGCCGTAGCCCCAGGCGTTACCACCGACGAACTGGACGCCATCGCGCACCAATACATGATTGATCACGGCGCCTACCCCTCCACTCTCGGATACCGAGGATTCCCGAAATCTTGCTGCACTTCCGTCAACGAAGTCATTTGCCACGGCATCCCTGATGACCGCCCTCTGGCGGATGGGGACATCGTCAACATCGATGTCACTGCCTATATCGGCGGTGTGCACGGCGACACCAATGCAACTTTCCTCGTTGGTGACGTCGATCAAGAAACCAAAGCTCTCGTCGAGCACACACGTGAAGCGTTCAACCGTGCCATCAAAGCAGCCAAACCCGGACGTGCAGTTAATGTCATCGGTCGCGTCATCGAAACTTACGCCAAACGGCACGGTCTTGGCGTAGTCCAAGATTTCACTGGCCACGGCGTTGGACCCGCCTTCCATACCGGACTGGTTATCCCGCACTACGACTCGGCGCCCATGTATGACGACGTCATCGAGCCAGGAATGACGTTCACCATCGAGCCCATGCTGACCCTAGGATCCCCTGAAGGACAGACCTGGGATGATGACTGGACCACCACCACCTGCGACTTGCGCAACACTGCGCAATTTGAGCACACCTTGCTTATCACCGACACCGGAGCCGAAATCCTGACCCTTCCCTGA
- a CDS encoding MBL fold metallo-hydrolase: MRITRFGHSCVLFESQGARILVDPGVFSCGFEDVRDLDAVVVTHEHPDHVDVDRLAGLMEANPQAQLFSEAGLVRRLRAECGVETVDMAPGELFSVGTVMVEPVGNMHAVIYRTMERVRNTGLVLREQGGAVAYHPGDALDVVPDAVDVLCVPIAAPWSAMKETIDWVARCGARRLVPIHDGILSAGGREIFMRQIANLSVDVNDDPREWIVDAMQEPVTV; this comes from the coding sequence ATGCGGATCACACGTTTTGGTCATTCCTGTGTGTTGTTCGAATCGCAAGGGGCACGGATTTTGGTCGACCCGGGCGTATTTTCTTGCGGGTTTGAAGACGTGCGTGACCTTGATGCGGTGGTGGTGACGCATGAGCATCCAGATCATGTCGATGTGGATCGTCTTGCGGGGTTGATGGAGGCTAATCCGCAAGCGCAGCTGTTCTCCGAGGCTGGGTTGGTGCGTCGGCTGCGTGCTGAGTGTGGCGTGGAAACGGTGGATATGGCGCCGGGTGAGTTGTTTTCTGTGGGGACGGTGATGGTGGAGCCGGTAGGGAATATGCATGCGGTGATTTATCGCACGATGGAGCGGGTGCGTAATACCGGGTTGGTGCTCCGTGAGCAGGGCGGTGCGGTTGCATATCACCCGGGGGATGCCTTGGATGTGGTTCCTGATGCGGTGGATGTGTTGTGTGTACCGATCGCGGCGCCGTGGAGCGCAATGAAGGAAACGATTGATTGGGTGGCTAGGTGTGGTGCTCGTCGCTTAGTACCTATTCACGATGGGATTTTGTCTGCTGGTGGGCGGGAAATTTTCATGCGTCAGATCGCGAATTTGTCGGTGGATGTGAATGACGATCCGCGGGAGTGGATTGTTGATGCCATGCAAGAACCGGTCACGGTGTGA
- a CDS encoding GuaB1 family IMP dehydrogenase-related protein encodes MKFIDDRIPPHDLTYNDVFMTPSRSAVTSRLDVDLTAGDGTNATIPITAANMTAVSGKRMAETLARRGGIAILPQDIPLDIANSTIAKVKNAHPVYETPIVVSPTDPVAHVIAILGKRSHRLAVVTDNERPVGIVTEHDILEVDRFSSVAEAMTTDFPTVTEHDDLADVFELLERRHIKAIPVLRDDLLLGLLTKRGILRSAIYTPNLDEHRRLAIGAAIGINGDVSHKAATLLAGNVDVLIVDTAHGHQEKMIDALKLIHSERNRHAEVTGRRVPIAAGNVVTASGARDLARAGADIIKVGVGPGAMCTTRMMTGVGRPQFSAVLDCSAAAREENVAVWADGGVKHPRDVALALAAGASSVMIGSWFAGTYESPSDLMRDTDGRLYKESFGMASARAVKNRTKGQSAYQRARSELFEEGISSGKMYLDPERPGVEDLLDRIISGVRSSFTYAGARTISEFHENAVVGIQSAAGYDEGRPRHTSW; translated from the coding sequence GTGAAGTTCATCGACGATCGCATTCCCCCACACGACCTGACATATAACGACGTCTTCATGACGCCCTCACGCTCAGCAGTAACCTCACGTCTAGACGTTGACCTCACCGCAGGTGATGGCACCAACGCGACCATCCCCATCACTGCCGCGAACATGACAGCCGTCAGCGGCAAACGCATGGCTGAAACCCTCGCCCGTCGTGGCGGAATCGCGATACTTCCCCAAGACATTCCTCTCGACATCGCAAACTCCACCATCGCTAAAGTTAAGAACGCACACCCCGTATACGAAACCCCCATCGTCGTCTCCCCCACCGATCCAGTTGCGCACGTCATAGCTATCCTCGGCAAACGCTCTCACCGCCTAGCTGTTGTCACCGACAACGAGCGACCCGTCGGGATCGTTACCGAACACGACATCCTCGAAGTCGATAGATTCAGCAGTGTCGCCGAGGCGATGACTACTGACTTCCCTACCGTCACCGAACACGACGACCTCGCCGACGTTTTTGAGCTCCTTGAACGACGACACATCAAAGCCATCCCGGTCTTGCGTGATGACCTTCTCCTTGGGCTGCTGACTAAACGAGGAATTCTCCGCTCAGCTATCTACACGCCCAACCTTGATGAGCACCGGCGCCTAGCGATAGGGGCAGCAATCGGCATCAATGGTGATGTTTCTCACAAAGCCGCCACACTCTTGGCGGGAAACGTCGATGTTCTTATCGTGGACACCGCTCATGGTCACCAAGAAAAAATGATTGATGCACTCAAACTAATTCACTCAGAACGAAATAGACACGCAGAAGTGACGGGGCGACGTGTTCCCATCGCGGCAGGGAATGTCGTTACCGCTTCTGGAGCACGCGATCTCGCCCGGGCTGGAGCCGACATCATCAAAGTTGGAGTCGGCCCCGGCGCCATGTGCACCACCCGCATGATGACCGGAGTGGGGCGCCCCCAATTCTCTGCTGTCCTCGACTGCTCCGCTGCTGCCCGCGAAGAGAACGTCGCAGTATGGGCAGACGGCGGCGTAAAACATCCACGCGATGTTGCCCTCGCTTTAGCTGCAGGGGCTTCCAGTGTGATGATTGGCTCATGGTTTGCAGGAACCTATGAAAGCCCCAGTGACCTTATGCGAGATACCGATGGGCGCCTATATAAAGAAAGCTTCGGAATGGCATCCGCGCGTGCAGTAAAAAATCGCACCAAAGGGCAATCTGCGTATCAGCGAGCCCGCTCCGAACTTTTTGAAGAAGGAATTAGCAGCGGGAAAATGTATCTCGATCCAGAACGACCTGGCGTCGAAGATCTTCTCGATCGAATCATTTCCGGCGTTCGTAGTTCCTTCACATACGCCGGAGCTAGAACAATCTCTGAATTCCATGAGAATGCCGTCGTTGGGATCCAATCCGCAGCCGGATATGACGAAGGAAGACCGCGTCACACAAGTTGGTAA
- a CDS encoding site-specific integrase produces MLTEQVTALREAVPDRYAALIVTAAGTGMRQGELFGLTIDRINFLRQQITVDRQLIGLAGREPEFGPPKTEDSDRIIPLPAVVAQALAVHLQKYATGPDGLVFTNTYGAPLRRSNFGATWRRACQDADVHGFTFHDLRHYYASLLIRHGESAETVRAMLGHKTAMETWKTYAHMWPDSDERTRAAVDSVLGASAVADSVRTAPASM; encoded by the coding sequence ATGCTCACCGAGCAAGTCACAGCCCTACGCGAAGCTGTGCCAGATCGATACGCTGCACTGATCGTCACCGCAGCCGGCACCGGCATGCGCCAAGGCGAACTATTTGGCCTCACCATTGATCGCATCAATTTTCTTCGCCAACAAATCACCGTCGACAGGCAACTCATCGGACTGGCCGGACGTGAGCCTGAATTCGGTCCGCCAAAAACCGAAGACAGTGATCGCATCATCCCTCTGCCCGCCGTTGTAGCTCAAGCATTAGCTGTTCACCTGCAGAAATACGCGACCGGACCGGACGGACTTGTATTCACTAATACCTACGGAGCTCCGCTACGCCGCTCCAACTTCGGCGCCACCTGGCGGCGGGCCTGCCAAGATGCCGACGTACATGGATTCACCTTCCATGACCTGCGCCACTACTACGCTTCACTGCTCATCCGCCACGGCGAAAGCGCTGAGACAGTACGGGCCATGCTGGGCCACAAAACCGCCATGGAAACCTGGAAAACCTACGCACACATGTGGCCAGACTCCGATGAAAGAACACGAGCGGCCGTAGATTCCGTTCTGGGAGCATCCGCTGTTGCGGACTCAGTGCGGACTGCCCCGGCAAGCATGTAA
- a CDS encoding DUF3000 domain-containing protein — MNYGTVGPPVVFVQAVGELESVRFRRHVEIEPLPAPKRIAPYAVAYAVHVWPARGGDATATGRFVLLHDPAGHEEWGGVWRVVIFAQADVEPEVAEDQLLAEATWSWLTDSLTAEGVDYQRLGGTVTRTSSRGFGALEGERASNAVEVRASWSPVDRHVAGQFRAFGDLLAYMGGCRRREMTSQCWMRSAEGS, encoded by the coding sequence GTGAATTACGGCACCGTCGGCCCTCCTGTTGTGTTTGTTCAGGCGGTTGGGGAGTTGGAGAGCGTCCGGTTCCGTCGGCATGTGGAGATTGAGCCGCTGCCTGCACCGAAGCGGATTGCTCCGTATGCGGTTGCGTATGCGGTGCATGTGTGGCCTGCCCGGGGTGGGGATGCTACGGCGACGGGGCGTTTTGTTTTGTTGCATGACCCTGCTGGTCATGAGGAGTGGGGCGGGGTGTGGCGGGTGGTGATTTTCGCGCAGGCGGATGTGGAGCCGGAGGTGGCTGAGGATCAGCTGCTTGCTGAGGCGACGTGGTCGTGGTTGACGGATTCGTTGACTGCTGAGGGGGTGGATTATCAGCGTTTGGGTGGGACAGTGACGCGTACATCCTCGCGTGGTTTTGGTGCGTTGGAGGGTGAGCGTGCATCCAATGCGGTGGAGGTGAGGGCGAGTTGGTCGCCGGTGGATCGGCATGTGGCTGGGCAGTTCCGCGCTTTTGGTGATTTGTTGGCGTACATGGGGGGTTGCCGCCGGCGCGAAATGACATCACAGTGCTGGATGCGCTCCGCTGAAGGTTCGTGA
- a CDS encoding HRDC domain-containing protein, whose product MAAQHVNDPSDGKPFSASGEQGQASAPPAGSTSLVFLQASPAPVRSKKPDVVSEDAAEEASAPLLRAPAGGIPEVITDGRDLARAAEEIAAGSGPLAVDAERASGYRYGQRAYLIQLKRQGAGIVLIDPVACADLSPIQEATRDVEWILHAATQDLPCLTEIGLSPSRLFDTELGCRLLGLPRVGLGTVIEHYLGVRLAKEHSAVDWSTRPLPRDWLVYAALDVELLADLREAVAKDLRAAGKFEWAEQEFEALTHFTGPPSRTDPWRRTHGFQKIRNRRGAGFLRALWHARDRIAAEKDLAPGRVLPDQILVDLAVAATQRQDLGRAGAHKGIRRYLSAWRAAVDEVSALADSELPVLNVRSDAPPPMKAWKDRRPAAFERLAFAKDGIARFAEANNVPPENVISPSLLRGVIWAMEDAVENDAQVTDRLVQAGARPWQIQAVAPLIAQAPTTPAVCEE is encoded by the coding sequence ATGGCAGCACAGCACGTTAATGACCCCTCGGATGGGAAGCCCTTCAGCGCATCAGGAGAGCAAGGGCAGGCCAGTGCGCCTCCAGCCGGGTCTACTTCTTTGGTGTTTCTTCAGGCTTCGCCGGCTCCCGTGCGGTCGAAGAAACCAGATGTTGTTTCCGAGGATGCCGCTGAGGAAGCTTCTGCGCCGCTTTTGCGGGCGCCTGCTGGTGGTATTCCGGAAGTTATTACTGATGGGCGTGATTTGGCTCGCGCGGCGGAAGAGATTGCTGCCGGTAGCGGCCCGCTTGCGGTTGATGCTGAGCGTGCCTCTGGGTATCGGTATGGGCAGCGCGCATACTTGATTCAGCTCAAACGTCAGGGTGCAGGGATCGTTCTTATCGATCCGGTGGCGTGTGCTGATTTGTCGCCTATTCAAGAAGCTACGCGTGATGTTGAGTGGATTCTGCATGCTGCGACGCAGGATCTTCCATGCTTGACCGAGATTGGCTTGTCTCCCAGTCGTTTGTTTGACACTGAGCTGGGTTGTCGTTTGCTGGGGCTTCCCCGGGTGGGGTTGGGCACGGTTATTGAGCACTATTTGGGTGTGCGATTGGCTAAAGAGCACTCTGCGGTGGACTGGTCTACGCGTCCGCTTCCGCGGGACTGGTTGGTGTATGCCGCTCTTGATGTCGAGTTGTTGGCTGATTTGCGGGAAGCAGTTGCCAAGGACCTGCGCGCGGCGGGCAAGTTTGAGTGGGCTGAGCAGGAGTTCGAGGCGTTAACTCATTTCACTGGGCCGCCTTCGCGTACTGACCCATGGCGTCGGACACATGGTTTTCAGAAGATCCGTAATCGTCGTGGAGCGGGTTTTCTGCGTGCTTTGTGGCACGCCCGTGATCGCATCGCTGCCGAAAAGGATTTAGCTCCGGGGCGCGTTTTACCTGATCAGATTCTTGTTGATCTTGCTGTTGCCGCAACGCAGCGCCAGGATTTAGGGCGTGCTGGGGCTCATAAAGGGATTCGTCGGTACCTGTCTGCGTGGCGTGCTGCTGTGGATGAGGTGTCAGCACTGGCGGATTCAGAATTGCCTGTTTTGAATGTGCGCAGTGATGCCCCGCCGCCGATGAAAGCGTGGAAGGATCGCCGCCCGGCTGCGTTTGAGCGGTTGGCTTTCGCTAAGGATGGGATTGCCCGTTTTGCTGAGGCAAACAATGTGCCACCTGAGAATGTTATTTCTCCGTCTTTGCTCAGGGGTGTGATTTGGGCCATGGAAGACGCTGTTGAAAATGATGCGCAGGTCACAGATCGACTGGTACAGGCGGGGGCTCGCCCGTGGCAGATTCAGGCAGTTGCCCCGTTAATAGCGCAGGCGCCCACCACTCCGGCCGTCTGTGAGGAGTGA
- the ppgK gene encoding polyphosphate--glucose phosphotransferase — protein sequence MTHAPNALPLGIDIGGSGIKGAPVDLTVGSFTEERLRIDTPAGAKPEDVIDVVAHIANQFEPHTGQSPIGVTIPGVVTHGVVRSAANIDNTWINYDISTTLHERLGRPVTVLNDADAAGVAELAYGAAKNIAGTVLVATLGTGIGSAVLVDGRLVPNTEFGHLEIDGHDAETRAASSIRKRENLTWEEWAARLQRYFTHLENLIWPDLIVIGGGVSKRAEKFLPLLDLRTPTVPAALFNDAGIIGAAHEAVDATHPRHNPQYAG from the coding sequence ATGACCCACGCCCCCAACGCGCTCCCCCTCGGCATCGACATCGGTGGCAGCGGCATCAAAGGCGCCCCCGTTGACCTCACCGTTGGATCCTTCACCGAAGAACGCCTCCGCATCGACACCCCCGCCGGAGCCAAACCAGAAGACGTCATCGACGTCGTCGCCCACATCGCCAACCAATTCGAGCCACACACAGGCCAAAGCCCCATTGGCGTCACCATCCCCGGAGTGGTCACCCACGGCGTTGTCCGCTCCGCCGCCAACATCGACAACACGTGGATTAATTACGACATCTCCACCACGCTGCATGAACGGCTGGGTCGCCCAGTCACTGTTCTTAACGACGCTGACGCCGCAGGCGTAGCCGAACTCGCCTACGGTGCAGCAAAAAACATCGCTGGAACAGTACTAGTAGCAACCCTAGGGACCGGTATCGGCTCAGCCGTTCTCGTTGACGGACGCCTGGTCCCCAACACCGAATTCGGACACCTCGAAATCGATGGGCACGACGCCGAAACACGCGCCGCAAGCTCAATCCGCAAACGTGAAAACCTCACCTGGGAAGAATGGGCAGCGCGACTGCAGCGTTACTTCACCCACCTGGAAAACCTCATCTGGCCTGACCTCATCGTCATCGGCGGAGGAGTCTCCAAACGCGCCGAAAAATTTTTGCCACTGCTCGACCTGCGCACCCCCACAGTTCCCGCGGCCCTGTTCAACGACGCAGGCATCATCGGCGCAGCCCACGAAGCAGTAGACGCCACCCACCCCCGCCACAACCCGCAATACGCTGGCTAA
- a CDS encoding isochorismatase family protein, producing the protein MSDRAGCALVVVDVQRDFCEGGSLAVTGGAGVAAAITRYIGSGHEYDLVVATRDAHEDPGTHFSATPDFVDSWPAHCVQGTPGADFHPALEFRDFDAQFTKGAFAAAYSGFEGATAAGVTLASYLHSHGIETVHIAGIATDYCVSVTALDSMSRGFATTVLVDLTAPVNPQALTAVFNKWRRAGITVATSSASSDVVAG; encoded by the coding sequence ATGTCCGATAGGGCCGGGTGCGCCCTTGTTGTTGTTGATGTGCAGAGGGATTTTTGCGAGGGCGGCTCATTGGCTGTCACTGGTGGCGCTGGGGTCGCCGCAGCGATCACGCGATACATCGGCTCTGGCCATGAATATGACCTTGTGGTCGCTACCCGTGATGCGCATGAAGATCCGGGAACGCATTTTTCTGCGACTCCGGATTTTGTTGATTCGTGGCCAGCTCACTGTGTGCAGGGCACTCCTGGGGCGGATTTCCACCCGGCACTGGAGTTCCGTGACTTTGATGCACAGTTCACTAAAGGTGCGTTTGCGGCCGCGTATTCGGGTTTTGAGGGAGCCACGGCTGCCGGAGTCACTTTGGCGTCGTATCTGCATTCACACGGCATTGAGACGGTGCACATTGCAGGTATCGCTACGGATTACTGTGTCTCGGTTACAGCGTTGGATTCTATGAGTAGAGGGTTCGCTACAACGGTTTTGGTTGATTTGACTGCTCCGGTCAACCCGCAGGCTCTTACTGCGGTGTTTAACAAATGGCGCCGCGCCGGAATTACGGTGGCAACTTCCAGCGCGAGCAGTGACGTCGTCGCTGGCTGA
- a CDS encoding UDP-N-acetylglucosamine 1-carboxyvinyltransferase translates to MSENYLARIGDLVREARKERGLTQSDLAELLNTSQSAVARIEQGKQNLSLEMLSRLGQNLNSEFVSLGTTGPQHLKIDGGHKLSGSIDINTSKNAAVALLCASLINKGTTTLRRMARIEEVNRLIEVLTSIGVKCTWFEDSNDLQITPPATFDLSRLDAEAARRTRSIIMFFGPLMNQLDSFDLPYAGGCNLGARTIEPHMTALRAFGLEVEATTGLYRATVTPAAPTGSIVLTERGDTVTENALMAAAMRETTTIIRNASPNYMVQDLCFYLEKLGVQIEGIGTTTLKVTGKSHIDVDVEYFPSEDPIEAMSLLAAAVVTDSEITIKRVPIEFMEIELAVLSEMGLKYELTEEYASANGRTRLVDLTTKPGELKAPIDKIHPMPFPGLNIDNLPFFALIGAVAEGRTMIHDWVYENRAIYLTELTRLNASVELLDPHRVAVQGPTRWRPAEVVCPPALRPAVVVLIAMLAAPGTSYLRNVYVINRGYQDLADRLNSLGANIEIFRDI, encoded by the coding sequence ATGTCGGAGAATTACCTCGCTCGCATCGGTGACCTCGTGCGAGAAGCCCGCAAGGAACGCGGACTCACGCAATCTGATCTCGCCGAACTGCTCAATACGAGCCAAAGTGCAGTCGCCCGCATCGAGCAAGGAAAACAAAATCTCAGCCTCGAAATGCTTTCCAGGCTTGGGCAAAACCTGAACTCCGAGTTTGTCTCCCTGGGGACCACCGGACCACAACACCTCAAAATCGATGGTGGGCACAAACTATCTGGCAGTATCGACATCAACACCAGTAAAAACGCAGCCGTGGCGCTGCTATGTGCCTCCCTGATCAACAAAGGCACCACCACCTTGCGCCGCATGGCCCGCATTGAAGAGGTCAATCGTCTCATCGAGGTCCTGACTTCCATTGGCGTTAAATGCACCTGGTTCGAAGACTCCAATGACCTGCAAATCACTCCCCCAGCCACCTTCGACCTGAGCAGGCTGGACGCTGAGGCGGCACGCCGAACCCGCTCCATCATCATGTTCTTCGGGCCGTTGATGAACCAGCTTGACTCCTTCGACCTGCCTTACGCAGGTGGCTGCAACCTGGGAGCCCGCACGATCGAGCCCCATATGACGGCACTACGGGCCTTCGGTCTCGAAGTGGAAGCAACCACAGGCCTTTACCGCGCCACAGTTACCCCGGCCGCCCCCACCGGATCAATCGTGCTCACTGAGCGCGGTGACACCGTGACCGAAAATGCCCTCATGGCGGCAGCCATGCGGGAAACAACCACCATCATCCGCAACGCCAGCCCGAACTACATGGTTCAAGACCTGTGCTTCTACCTAGAAAAGCTTGGCGTGCAGATCGAAGGTATCGGCACCACCACACTTAAAGTGACTGGTAAGAGCCACATCGACGTCGATGTCGAATACTTCCCCTCCGAAGACCCCATCGAAGCGATGAGCCTGCTGGCCGCCGCGGTGGTTACCGACTCCGAAATCACCATCAAGCGTGTTCCGATCGAGTTCATGGAAATCGAACTCGCGGTGCTCTCGGAGATGGGGCTCAAATATGAGCTTACTGAGGAGTACGCCTCGGCAAACGGGCGCACTCGCTTGGTTGATCTGACCACCAAGCCCGGAGAACTCAAGGCACCGATCGACAAAATTCACCCGATGCCATTCCCCGGGTTGAACATCGACAACCTACCGTTCTTCGCTCTCATCGGCGCAGTTGCCGAAGGGCGCACTATGATCCACGACTGGGTCTACGAGAACCGCGCCATCTACCTGACTGAGCTCACTCGCCTCAACGCCTCGGTGGAGCTCCTGGACCCGCACCGCGTCGCCGTTCAAGGGCCCACCCGTTGGCGTCCAGCGGAAGTTGTATGCCCCCCAGCACTGCGACCGGCAGTCGTTGTTCTCATCGCCATGCTGGCTGCCCCGGGGACTTCCTACCTACGTAACGTGTACGTCATCAACCGCGGCTACCAAGACCTCGCCGACCGGTTGAACTCCCTGGGCGCCAACATCGAAATTTTCCGCGACATCTAA
- the dxs gene encoding 1-deoxy-D-xylulose-5-phosphate synthase gives MSLLEQVSGPEVVRSMTTHELDTLAGEIRSFLVDSVSRTGGHLGPNLGVVELTLAIHRVFESPKDSIVFDTGHISYVHKLLTGRQDFTNLRKRGGLSGYPSRAESVHDIVENSHASGSLSWASGIARARKLAKETGPHTVAVIGDGALTGGMAWEALNEIAADDSLPLVIVVNDNERSYAPTTGGLAQHLAMLRTEPGYEEMLSWGRRTLNTHPVGRTVYETLHGVKKGLKDIVAPQVMFEDLGLKYVGPIDGHDVEAISRALRHARDFGGPVLVHAITEKGHGYEPALADTDDAFHAVGVINPETGLPLEISGRSWTDNFAEELVKVGQERKDVVAITAAMLIPVGLREFAAAHPDRVFDVGIAEQHAIANASGLAFGGMHPVVAIYSTFLNRAFDQVLMDAALHKAGMTIVLDRAGATGSDGASHNGMWDLSALSIIPGMRVAAPRDGATLRAEFRESVAISDGPSAIRFPKGSEPAEVPAVGRLGDMDVLFASSEQLTTQDTPVDLVIVSVGAMAPVAIEAGRRLSQEGLSVIVVDPRWVLPVSQDVVALCARSTRVAVIEDGLAATGIGAAVAAALHDADLEIPVTRFGLPKEFLEHASRGEVLADAGLTVEAVVERLHKRCVVVCPDRSA, from the coding sequence GTGTCACTGCTGGAGCAGGTCAGCGGCCCGGAAGTGGTCCGCTCCATGACGACGCACGAACTTGACACGCTGGCGGGGGAGATCAGGTCTTTCCTCGTCGACTCGGTCTCACGCACCGGAGGGCATCTTGGCCCTAACTTGGGAGTCGTGGAGCTGACCCTAGCGATCCACCGTGTGTTCGAGTCCCCGAAAGACTCCATTGTTTTTGATACTGGCCACATCAGCTACGTGCATAAGCTGCTTACCGGCCGTCAAGATTTCACGAATCTGCGTAAGCGTGGCGGGCTGTCGGGTTACCCCTCCCGTGCTGAATCTGTTCACGACATTGTGGAGAACTCTCACGCTTCTGGTTCGCTGAGCTGGGCGAGTGGTATCGCACGTGCCCGCAAGCTCGCGAAAGAAACTGGCCCCCACACTGTGGCTGTCATTGGTGATGGTGCCCTCACAGGCGGGATGGCGTGGGAAGCCCTCAATGAAATCGCCGCGGACGACTCTTTGCCCTTGGTCATCGTCGTTAATGACAACGAACGTTCTTATGCCCCCACCACCGGTGGCCTTGCTCAGCATTTGGCGATGTTGCGCACTGAACCTGGCTATGAAGAAATGCTCAGTTGGGGCCGGCGCACCCTGAACACCCACCCGGTTGGCCGCACCGTCTACGAGACTCTGCACGGGGTCAAAAAGGGTCTTAAAGATATCGTTGCTCCCCAGGTCATGTTCGAAGACCTTGGCCTTAAATATGTCGGACCTATCGACGGTCACGATGTCGAGGCTATTAGCCGCGCTTTGCGGCATGCTCGCGATTTCGGTGGTCCTGTTCTTGTGCACGCCATCACCGAAAAAGGACATGGCTACGAACCGGCGCTGGCTGATACCGATGATGCTTTCCATGCGGTGGGTGTGATTAACCCAGAGACAGGGTTGCCGCTGGAAATTTCTGGGCGTAGCTGGACGGACAATTTCGCTGAAGAGCTCGTCAAGGTGGGACAGGAGCGTAAGGACGTCGTAGCGATTACGGCGGCCATGCTCATTCCAGTGGGGTTGCGTGAGTTCGCTGCGGCGCACCCGGATCGGGTTTTCGATGTAGGTATTGCCGAGCAGCATGCGATAGCGAATGCTTCAGGTCTTGCCTTTGGTGGAATGCACCCGGTGGTCGCGATCTATTCGACTTTCTTGAATCGTGCTTTCGATCAAGTGTTGATGGATGCGGCGTTGCATAAAGCCGGTATGACGATCGTTTTGGATCGCGCGGGCGCTACCGGCAGTGACGGCGCTTCGCATAACGGCATGTGGGATTTGTCTGCGCTGTCGATTATTCCGGGAATGCGGGTGGCGGCACCGCGCGATGGGGCAACTCTTCGTGCTGAGTTCCGGGAGTCGGTGGCGATCAGTGATGGTCCGAGCGCGATTCGTTTCCCCAAAGGCAGTGAGCCCGCTGAAGTACCTGCCGTGGGGCGTTTGGGAGATATGGATGTGCTGTTTGCTTCGAGCGAGCAGCTCACCACCCAGGACACCCCGGTGGATCTTGTCATTGTTTCTGTAGGGGCGATGGCTCCGGTAGCTATCGAAGCTGGCCGCCGCTTGTCTCAAGAGGGCCTGTCGGTCATCGTGGTGGACCCGCGGTGGGTGCTTCCGGTCAGTCAAGACGTGGTGGCGTTGTGCGCGCGTTCTACGCGAGTGGCAGTAATTGAGGATGGCTTGGCCGCTACCGGAATCGGAGCCGCTGTGGCTGCTGCACTGCATGATGCGGATCTGGAAATCCCGGTGACCCGTTTTGGTCTTCCGAAGGAGTTCTTGGAACATGCCAGCCGCGGTGAGGTTCTCGCTGACGCTGGGTTGACGGTGGAGGCTGTGGTGGAGCGGCTGCACAAACGCTGCGTCGTTGTGTGCCCTGATCGCAGCGCTTAA